The Coprobacillus cateniformis DNA window AAACAAACTTAACAGTGATAACATCCATCTTGACTTTATATTTCTCAAGACAAATTTCACATGTTCCATAAAACTTTTTCTAGAATGAGAATGAAGCTGTGTATGTAAGGGGGTCGTTTCCTTAACAAGTTTATCTTCTTGAATCTTCCCTTTATCAATCTTAATTATTCGAGTACTGTACATTTCTGCAAGAGCAACTTCATGCGTCACCATAATCACACATTTTTTTTGACTTATAACTGAAAGCATCTCTAATACAAATTGACTATTCTCATAGTCTAAAGCGGCTGTTGGTTCATCACACAAAAGAATATCTGGTTCAACAAGTAATGATCTCATAATTTGAACTCTTTTCTTTTGTCCATTAGAAAGTTGTTTTACAATTTTATCTTTATAATTCAGCATTTGGAATTCTTTTAATATGTGAATGACTTTATTGGTGCTTGCTACTAGTGTTAAATTATCAAATACGCTTAGTGATTCAAATAACATGAATTCTTGCTCAATAATTTCTATATTATTATTATCTATTATTTCACCTGTATAATTTTTATCCTTACCAGATATTATATTTAATAAAGTTGTTTTTCCAGATCCACTTGGTCCTAAAATACTTATCAGTCCACAAAGATTAAATTCTAATGTAATATCACTTATTGCCTCTATAATATTATATTTATTATGATATATTTTCGTAATATTATTAATTTTCATAAACTGCTTTTCCTTTCTAACTTGATTATATCTAAACATATTTCATACTTTTCTTTTATAATTATTTAACAAATAATTTTTTAAATTGAAACATAATCAAACGAAGACTAGTTATAGATAGATAAATAAGATTGACATGACTGCCAATCTTATTTATCTATCTCAAGAGAATATTATGCATATGCATAGTATCTTGTAATTTTATAACCATTTACATTTCCATTATATGAAACAAATGTATATCTAGCTTTTTTTCCAGAAGTTTTTAATGTTCCTGTTTTACTACCACCTGTTGATGAAGAAAGAACTGTTTTTCCACCATTTAATTCATCCTTAATGTACCCATTTGTAATTGTTATCTCTACATTAATATATTTTGTGTAATCTGATACTGAGGTTAACTCAAAAGTTTTTGAACCTTTTTTTGTACTCGAATAGGTTTGTGATCCAGATGAAAAATAACAAGTACCAGATCCCCCTTCTGTCACCGAATCATATGTACTAATACCTTCTAATGCCATAACCTTTACAACACTGCTTGTAGATAAGAAAGTACAAAATGTAACAGATAAAATTGCAATTAATTTTAAATATTTTTTCATACTATCATCTCCTTATCTTTAAGATACTAAAACGATTTACATCAGTCAATAATTAAAAGTTGCACAAAAAATCCATGAAAAACTCAAAAATCCCACTACAATAGTGAGATTTCCTTCAACATTATCTTCTTTTTTTATAATACTGAATAAGTTTCTCCATGCATTCATATTCTTTTTCAGTATTATGAACAGATTGATAAAATTCCCTTAACAATTCCATTGTAAATACTTCCAAATCATATTGTCTTGTTTCTTTAGTAATTTGATGAACCTTTAATAACTGTTTCTCTTTTCTTTCATCACTGGATTTTGATAAATAAACTTGGAATGCATTAATCATTGCTTTCATATATTCAGTTGGATTATTCATTTGAACTTTAGCTTTTCTAATATACTCAGATGCCTTCTTTTTGTTTTGAAGTTTATAATAAGCATAAGATAGATAAAAACAGATACAATGATCGTGATGCATAATATCTAGAGCCTTATTTTCTAAATCAATAATTTTATCAAACTCTCTTGAACGCACATAACCCCATATTAAATTATTATATGTATCTTCAACTTCCTTAACCATCCCCAAATTATTGAAGGCTTCAATACATGCAAGATTCAATTTTTCTGATTGTTTAAAATGACCATTCATTGAATATATCACTGCAATTTGAAAATTAACTGAAGTTAATCTTTTTATATTGACTGTTTTTGTAAATATATCCCTTGCCTGAATAGCACATTCTAAGGCATCACTTAACTCTCCAAAGATTGTTAATGGAATACTTCTATGAAAATAAACCATTGCATTAGAATAATCATTACCCCTATACGAAAACGCTTGATTATAATAATTATAACTTTCTTTATATAATTTATTTCCATATGAAATAACTCCAAGATAATCATAAAACAATTGAATTTGATAAGACTCAAGATACTCAAAGTATTTTTCAATAAATAGATAAGTCTCAATCTTTTGTGAATATCCTTTCATTACCATATAAATTAATTCACATAATAAATATTTAATATATGATAATGAAGATTTGATTTTATCACTATAACTTCTAATTACTTTATATGAGTTCTCAATATCTTTAACATATACAACATCACTATAAAAAGTCTGAAAATCTTTTTCAAATTGTGTTTCAAAATTTTCATTACTCACTTCAATATTCATAACAGAGAAAATTTTAACAACATTTTCAAATGTAATCTGTTCTTTATTTCTTTCTATTCTACTTATTTGACTCTTTGAGATTCCCGTTTTATAACTAATATAATCCAACGTCAGTCCTTGCTGAATTCTATTAAGCTTAATAATCCCACCAAAATTATTTATCATGTTCCCTCCTTTTAAGCTCCAGGAAGTCTATCTTCACATGGTGCAATACCATATTCAAATGTACAACCTGTTTGTGTCTTAGGATCATATCCACATTTATCATCATGTACATGAATAACAGGCATAGCCCCTAATAACAACAATGAGATACATAAAACACTTAACAATTTTTTCATTTTTCTTTCCTCCCTTTTTTTACATATTTATTTTACCAAATTATAGCATATAATCAATTGTAAATAGTTGCACAATTTTGTTGATTTGAATAGAAATTTGATACTTATTAAAGATAAAGCATACTATGGTCAATTGAATCAAAAAACATTATTGCTTTTATAAATCATTCATTATATAATAGATGCACGGTAACTATATAGGGAGATGATTCTATCCGGCGCACTTGATGTTGCAAAATCAGTAACATAAGTGAAACGTGGAAACAAAAATAATCACAATCACAGAGTTAAATACTCCTGTTAAAAACAGGTTATTTTCATTGTGCATAAATGATTATTTAAATTTTCCACATATGTTTAAGAAATTTTGACTGTGGAAATGCCACAGTTTTTTTATTTATATAGTTACCGTTAAATAATTGAAAGGATAGAAAATATGGATAAATTATTAAGTTTTTTACAAGTTAAACCAAAATTATATGAAAAAACACAATATAATATATGGGATAATGATTATGTTTCAAAAGGTATGCTTCAAGCACATTTAGATGAAAGTTTAGACTCTGCATCACGAAATATTAAGTTCGTGAATAAATCTGTAAATTGGATATCTGAACTTTTCCCTCCAACAAAATATCATAATCTTTTAGATTTAGGATGTGGACCTGGAATTTATACTGAACGTTTTTATAATAGAGGATATTATGTGACTGGAATAGATATTTCTAAAAGATCTATTATGTATGCCAAACAATCCGCTATGAAAAATAATATGAATATAGATTATATATTAAATAGTTATATTGAGTATGAATTTCAAAAAACATTTGATTTGGTAACACTTATATATTGTGATTATGGAGTTTTATCTCCTCAAGAAAGACATACTCTTCTTAAGAAAGTTTATCATGTCTTATCACAACAGGGCGTTTTCATATTTGATGTTTTTACTCCAGCTAAATATTATGGTTGTAAAGAAGAGCGTAGTTGGGAGGCACAAGACAATGGATTTTGGAGTAGTTCTCCTCATCTCCTTCTCCATTCCTTTTATTGTTATAGTGAGCAGAATACTTACTTAAATCAATATGTTGTCATCACGGAAGATGAGATTTGTCATTATAATGTTTGGGAACATGCTTTTACTGTTCAAGAATTAAAAAATGATTTGGAAGCTGTTGGTTTTCAAGATATTTCTTTTTATGGGAATGTTGCTGGTGAAAATAATTGTCAAGAAAATACAATTTGTGTAGTTGCCAGAAAATAAGTTTAAATAAAGATCTCAAAATACTTAATTTATAAGGAGATAATCAGAAAAACTGATTATCTCCCCTTTTAATATTAAATAATTATATATTATAAAATTGTACC harbors:
- a CDS encoding class I SAM-dependent methyltransferase yields the protein MDKLLSFLQVKPKLYEKTQYNIWDNDYVSKGMLQAHLDESLDSASRNIKFVNKSVNWISELFPPTKYHNLLDLGCGPGIYTERFYNRGYYVTGIDISKRSIMYAKQSAMKNNMNIDYILNSYIEYEFQKTFDLVTLIYCDYGVLSPQERHTLLKKVYHVLSQQGVFIFDVFTPAKYYGCKEERSWEAQDNGFWSSSPHLLLHSFYCYSEQNTYLNQYVVITEDEICHYNVWEHAFTVQELKNDLEAVGFQDISFYGNVAGENNCQENTICVVARK
- a CDS encoding helix-turn-helix domain-containing protein, with amino-acid sequence MINNFGGIIKLNRIQQGLTLDYISYKTGISKSQISRIERNKEQITFENVVKIFSVMNIEVSNENFETQFEKDFQTFYSDVVYVKDIENSYKVIRSYSDKIKSSLSYIKYLLCELIYMVMKGYSQKIETYLFIEKYFEYLESYQIQLFYDYLGVISYGNKLYKESYNYYNQAFSYRGNDYSNAMVYFHRSIPLTIFGELSDALECAIQARDIFTKTVNIKRLTSVNFQIAVIYSMNGHFKQSEKLNLACIEAFNNLGMVKEVEDTYNNLIWGYVRSREFDKIIDLENKALDIMHHDHCICFYLSYAYYKLQNKKKASEYIRKAKVQMNNPTEYMKAMINAFQVYLSKSSDERKEKQLLKVHQITKETRQYDLEVFTMELLREFYQSVHNTEKEYECMEKLIQYYKKRR